DNA sequence from the Malus sylvestris chromosome 10, drMalSylv7.2, whole genome shotgun sequence genome:
TGTGGTGTATTTGACATCAGGGTAAAGAGCTGTGGCTTCCACGCCAAATGAAGGCTCGATCTCAAAGTTAGTGTGGTCTCCCTTCACAAAAACTGAGTGACCAATTGCTAATATCACATTGAGCGGCACAGATGCCTCTGCAAAAACGACACAAAAATAAACCAACCAATTTTAAATTTATCTCGAAATGTTTGAAATAAGCAAGAAAATTCAAATCAGTTGTTCTCGGAATAACATTATTTGCCACTAACCTTGGATGTTCTTGAGCAGTTGCTCCTCCGGGACATAGATTCTCTCGAGGGATTTGCCAATCTTCTTCTCCCAAAGAGAGACAAGCTCATTGAATGAAATGGTGTTGGCAGGGGGCCTGATGTAGAGGACTTTGTTCAAGGTTCTTGGATCATCCACTGCCCTAATTGTGTACGTCCCAATGTCGTCTTCCTTGATGAAAATTGCTGCAAATCAAACAAATTGAAAACCCCTTTACATTTTCGAAAACGCAAAAGTGGGCTTTATGCAGCAACTCGTATGCATAACAATTACTCATCGGTTGCTGCAAATCAAACAAATTGAAAACCACTTTACATTTTCCAAAATGCAAATGTGGCCTTTATGCAGcaactcattttttttttccttggacAAAGTAATACTTTAAATACTACTCTACGCAGAGGAAAAATCAGATTTGGATGCAAAAAAAGGCATGCACAGGTCAAATTTATGTGCAACAAGGCCGTGGCCTAACACACATGCATAACGATTACTCATCGGTTGTTGAATAATTTACCAAAAGCCAAAGTGGGTTTTGTGCAGTAAATTGAAATAGAATGAAACCCCAGAAAATACATCTATTCAGAACCCATGGTTAAGTAGTTTTAGGTTTTACCTTTAGGGTTTCCATCGCCCAAAATGACGACTTTGTCCCTAGGAGGAGAAGAAGCTCCGGGCTGGttcaaagtaggcaagaagtaACCAGCAAAGAAGTTGGAGGACACATAGGTGTAAGGAATTCCCTCAGCCTCCACAGCTCTGCGAATCTTGGCCTTGGTCTCAAACGCCGATTTGGCAGGCTCAACAGCGTGAACTCGATCGACGTCATTTCCAAACTCCGACGGGAAAAATCTCTGCAACCCAATTCATACATTCACAATCGCAATTTTACAGAATAAAAAAAGGTGTGTGCTATCACACAACCCTTTTTACTTCTGACGTATCTTTGTTAATTTACGTGATATTCTTCGATTTATCTAATTTGACGGTTGAGATCCGCTGAAAACTAAAAGGACGTGGAAGAAGTAAAAGGGacgtgtggatatcacatccctaaaaaaaatacaaaaaccagAGTAACCccacaaaaattcaaaactttCACCTTAACATTGCCTGCTTCTTTGATGGCAGCAATGATCTTTCCCTGATCAGCCAACTGACCATGCCCCACCGTCGAGATCACCACGTCGACTTGCTTGATCGCCTTCACCAAGCTCTCGTGATCGTACAGATCACCCTGCAAAtttatgaaatgaaaaaaacacaaatcaagcaaaaccCAATTGGCTAATCGGATTAAAAAGCTGGAAAATGCTGGGAATTTTACGAACCAGGACGAAATTGACGCCCAGGGCCTTGAAGTTCTCGATGACTTTGGATTTCGCCGGGTTGGAGAGGGTAGCTTCTCGAACCAGAACGTAGGTGGGGTGCCCGGCCTTGGCGCTGGCCTCGACGATGAACTTTCCAATGTAGCCGGTGCCGCCGATGAAGAGGATTTTGGACTTGGAAGCCATCGGGAATGGGAATCTGGGAAATCGGAATGGGATGagttggagagagagagcgagtgaGAGCGTTGCGAGGGAAAGGAGGAATAAGTGGGTAACTGAGAAGTCCATTGACGGTGATCGAAGTGGATGTAGTTTATAGTGTGAGTGGGATGCGTGGGATGCGTGGAATGACGCAAATACCCTTGTAAAGTGGATGGGCCTGTCTGGTGAGGACGTTGGTGTTTGCGTCTGCATGATGCTGGGTTTGTAGGTGGATGGAAGTCCATCCAGGTTCAGCCGGATGATGAGAGGTGTTTCGAGAATTGGCCTAATTATGTTGCTTTACATAAGTATTTACATTGTATTATTTggaaccaggatcctctcctgcgTAGTTTTATAAGGATCCCgcaatcatgtccgttcatcgtatatctgcggtaaaaaattatttaaaatttaaattttaaaattcaaatataaatagtacctaacgaaaactgaccgcacgatataaaatgaacagacaagattgcgggatccctagggaactgctcaggagaggatcctggtaaGTATTATTTGTCCTACAATGTGATGCATCTTAAAAAACAGCTGTTAAAATTCTAGATGTATTGTCATTGTGCATATTTGACATCAAAACGAGAAATTTTGTAAGATCTcttaaaatatgtttttttttttaaatgcattGTACTCAAAACGCTTTCAAtaaaagtaattttatttggagTCCACtgattttttaagaaaaatataactgTTTCTtagaaaaaacacttaaagtgcttcttgaAAGAATAATATAACAATTACTTCTTTTAACAAGTACTTCAAGTATTATCTTCGACCCATAAACGCTTTTGACTTTTTCTACTAAGCACTATAAAAAATGATGTTAATTATTTTAAGACATTTTCAAATAGGCCAATGATATGAAATTGTAGGCATTAAAAGTATTTAATCTAACAATacatttacactaaaaaaataaaaaattaaccaattaaCCTATTGATTTAATTTTAAACTCGCTATCTACAAAATTGAACTCAGAGCCTCCCAATTACAAATAAAGTGAAACACCATACCTCAGCAACAATCAATAAGTGGAGTTGTTAACGTTATTCAAACTTGAATGGTtagtgtttcattttctttatgTTGACCGTCCATCTCGTCTTGCAAAGCCACAACTTAAACTAAATCATGTTATTATGTACCACACCTTAAGACCCGTCTAGGTTCCACAACGTTTAATTAATCAAACCATAATAACAACTTTCAAGGAATAAAAACAGTGGGATTTTAATATAGTTACAGTCTTAATTTTTTGTGGAAGCGAAATACACATGGCATGAGTAGAAGCTCGAAGGTTGAAATGAAACAGGAAGTGAGGAGGTTGTTAATTAacaaattcacatatatatttgaAGAGAAATGCTTAAATAGACTCTTAAAAGTGTGACTCTTTATAGACTCTCTTACCTCGTGTTTTTGGCACAATACCAATAATGGCCCAGAGTTGTTTAATCTTGCTTAAATTTACAACAAGCAGGAAATATATGTATACAGATAATAAAACTATGAATAACAATTGCAGCAAGcaaatataaataaaagggaagttaaaaactgaaattaaaaaggataaaagaagcataaagaaaataaagagataagagcagttccacccCTAACACAAATGCACCAGCACCCAACGTATGTATCCACTCAGTGAACTAGACCCCAATGAGCAGTAATAGACAAAATGCATCTCCACCcgtaaaaaaatgcgctggcacaaaTGATCTTCACTCCTACAAAATGCgttggcacccagcccatttaaaattttttaaatttttttataaaagaataaataaataaaatagttttaattttggataggatttttaaccaatctcgtcacgccacgtgtcattatctgaacatACTATTTGTGAATAGATTGCCACTAAGATTTGCAACCAATCCCAACGCGTCACGTGTCACtatctgtttacaataatttagccaagattacGATAAGATTATCAACCAATCTTATTatgtcacgtgtcattatccgaacgtactattttgcagatagatttccgataagattttcaaccaatcccaacacgccacgtgtcacttcctgTTTgtaataatttagccaagatttggataagattttcaaccaatcacgtagtgccacATGGCATTGTCtagaacctcatcctttctttttttgtccatataaaccctacatttCTACATTCATCCTCACACCAAactcaatccttctttttagctaaaaatccttcttcatcgttttcaaatcttgagttttttttacaatgtcttcttcaaggagagTGTATAAACAATTTGAGGAGCAACATAAAAGATTGTTGGCATAACAGGAAGAATTTgtcaatctcgaggaaggtggaggtggagatgaggctttcgcaatggaggaggatgaggatgatgaccATAGAAGGCAAaaggcctcacattcccgccaTGCCATGGAAGCTATAGGTCAGATAGCCAAACTCAGACGTGCCGCAAACTtcgatagaaaaagggaaagacgAGGTAAACAtctcttggaagattattttattcccagcaatgtattccctgatcatgtttttagatgtcgttttagaatgcaatgaagtttgttcaacaaaatcatggtgctatttgcaaccatgatccatactttgtgcACAAAGAGGATGCTTTTCGTGTTCTGGGTTTTCTTCCTGAGCAAAACATTACGATTGCCTTGtgaatgcttgcatatggagcatctgcaaaTTAAGTGGATGAGATGGTGGATGGGAAAAACAACTATTATGGAGTACCTGATGTGGTTTTGCTTTACAATTGAAGCCCTATACACCAATGAGTACCTTCGGACACCCATGCCAAGGGACATGCGAAGGCTtctgaggaagggtgagatgTGAGGCTTCCCTaacatgattggaagcatcgactaCATgcattggacttggaaaaactatCCAAGTGCGTGGCAAGGAGCTTATGGCAATAGAAAAAAAGctaaaagtatcattttggaagcagtggcttcatttgatacatggatttagcatgctttttttggtgttctaggagctcagaatgacctaaatgtccttgcccaatctCTAGTGTTCGATTAACTGCTGCAAAGAAAATCGCCGAGATGCACATATTGGGTTAATGACCATAAATACGACGGACCATACTACCTTGCAGACGGCATTTACTCAAGGTGGTCAACGTTTGTTAAAACAATGCCACATCCACAGAGTGAAAAAGAAACacactttgcaaaatgtcaagatgggtgtaggaaggatgtggagcatTGTTTTGGTATCATGCAAGCTCGTTGAGCGATTGTTAAGTCTGTtgctagaatgtttgatgtcgaggctcttcgatccatcatgatgatgtgTATTATTccccacaacatgattgtggaagatgcgTATGATTATGATGCTGTCGATGAATACAAGTCGGATCCGATGAACAACTCCAGAACACGTATCTACTGTGCTCATGACCGGATCGAAGATCTCGTGCAACACGAGCCGTTGGAATgagatggacgttacaatgaattgatcaTTGAGCGGTATACTTCAgtgcaagagccatactggcaTGTAACCCGCTagaatgacttgattgagcactAGTGGGGATTGCAAAAAGGtgaagataattaaaatgagCTTGTGGTTGAATaataaagtgtatttttttaagtttatgtaattttatttagtgtgttttttttttaagttcattTGGTGAGGTGATGTAAATTTAAttggtgttttttatttttaagtttatttggtgagtttatgtaatcttatttagtgtgttttttttaagattatatggtgagtttatgtaattttatttggtgtttgttttttaagtttatttggtgagtttaattaatcttaaaaataaatttgaaattgcataaaatttctaaaaataaataagaaattacatagtactaataataaataagaaattacacaaagtactaataataaataagaaattacatctattaataaaaataaataagaaattacataaagtactaaaaataaagacgaaattacataaaaattacataagaaattaaataaagtactacaaataaatacgaaattatacaaagtctcCGAAActaggatatgtggtgctaggatcttcgTTGCTAGGATTTGTGTAGCTAGAACCCCTTCGACTTGTTTCTgcatctcttgcacgcctccttcgcacgacatctcttttttccgatgcccaaaaatattttgaattcgaAGACAGTCCTACTAAGCATCTTATTTTCTCGATTAAGTGCTTCTCTAATCATCTTGTTCTCTTGAttaactatttcttt
Encoded proteins:
- the LOC126584899 gene encoding phenylcoumaran benzylic ether reductase Pyrc5; the protein is MDFSVTHLFLLSLATLSLALSLQLIPFRFPRFPFPMASKSKILFIGGTGYIGKFIVEASAKAGHPTYVLVREATLSNPAKSKVIENFKALGVNFVLGDLYDHESLVKAIKQVDVVISTVGHGQLADQGKIIAAIKEAGNVKRFFPSEFGNDVDRVHAVEPAKSAFETKAKIRRAVEAEGIPYTYVSSNFFAGYFLPTLNQPGASSPPRDKVVILGDGNPKAIFIKEDDIGTYTIRAVDDPRTLNKVLYIRPPANTISFNELVSLWEKKIGKSLERIYVPEEQLLKNIQEASVPLNVILAIGHSVFVKGDHTNFEIEPSFGVEATALYPDVKYTTVDEYLNQFV